The Christiangramia flava JLT2011 genome has a segment encoding these proteins:
- the dusB gene encoding tRNA dihydrouridine synthase DusB, with protein sequence MAKIGNIDVGDFPLLLAPMEDVSDPPFRALCKEQGADVVYTEFISSEGLIRDAAKSTMKLDIYEKERPVGIQIFGANLESMLQSVEIVEKSGPDIIDINFGCPVKKVVSKGAGAGILKDIDLMVSLTEAMVKHTKLPVTVKTRLGWDHDSIKILEVAERLQDVGCQAISIHGRTRAQMYKGEANWGPIAEVKNNPRMHIPVFGNGDVDSPEKAKLMRDDYGLDGAMIGRASIGYPWFFREVKHYFETGEHLPAPTMKERLDAARRHLQMAIDWKGEKLGVFETRRHYTNYFKGIPHFKEYRTKMVTSDDSVDVFKAFDEVERDFADYEFA encoded by the coding sequence GTGGCAAAAATTGGAAATATAGATGTAGGAGACTTCCCGTTGCTTTTAGCACCGATGGAAGATGTGAGTGACCCGCCTTTTCGCGCATTGTGTAAGGAGCAGGGCGCCGATGTGGTGTATACCGAATTTATTTCTTCGGAAGGATTGATTCGCGATGCGGCGAAGAGCACCATGAAGCTGGATATTTATGAAAAGGAACGCCCGGTAGGGATCCAGATCTTCGGGGCAAACCTGGAATCGATGTTACAATCGGTTGAAATCGTGGAAAAATCGGGACCGGATATTATCGATATCAATTTTGGTTGCCCGGTTAAAAAAGTGGTTTCCAAAGGAGCCGGCGCCGGAATTCTGAAAGATATTGACCTGATGGTTTCTCTAACCGAAGCGATGGTCAAGCACACCAAATTGCCGGTTACTGTAAAGACAAGATTGGGTTGGGACCACGATTCCATTAAAATTCTTGAAGTTGCTGAAAGGTTACAGGATGTAGGTTGCCAGGCGATTTCCATTCATGGGCGTACCCGTGCCCAAATGTATAAAGGAGAAGCTAACTGGGGGCCTATCGCTGAAGTAAAGAATAATCCAAGAATGCACATCCCGGTTTTTGGAAATGGCGATGTTGATTCTCCTGAAAAGGCAAAACTGATGCGCGACGATTACGGCCTGGATGGTGCGATGATCGGTCGTGCCAGCATTGGTTATCCGTGGTTTTTCAGAGAAGTAAAGCATTATTTTGAGACTGGTGAACATCTTCCTGCTCCAACCATGAAAGAACGCTTAGATGCCGCTAGAAGGCATTTACAAATGGCTATCGACTGGAAAGGTGAGAAACTTGGGGTATTTGAAACCCGTCGCCATTACACCAATTATTTTAAAGGAATTCCGCACTTCAAGGAATACCGAACCAAAATGGTGACCAGCGATGATTCCGTAGACGTTTTTAAAGCTTTTGATGAGGTGGAAAGAGATTTCGCCGATTACGAATTTGCGTAA
- a CDS encoding ABC transporter permease, translating into MRFPLYIAKRYLFTKSKSNAINIITVIAAIGVFAGAFSLFIVLSGFSGLRDFSLSFSNEFDPDLKAFPDSGKVLKISEKQQKKLSEIQDIEAYTKVIEERVFLDFRNKNHTAFIKGVDTNYRHVNQIDSAIVYGNWLTNSEPQVVLGNGISRQLDVSIYNYQNLLKIMVPKPGKGQITMTNIQNAFSTKHVIVCGLYSVNEELDDKYIFSKMELARDLLNMEDDEYSAIEFKLKEGADTDQVSEEISNIFDGKVMIKTRTELNDALNKMLNSENLFVYLIFTLVLTIALFNVVGSIIVMILDKRENIKTLHSLGATPSQIKNIFFMQGMLMTCLGGLIGLVVAIILIILQMNFDLVMITPSLPYPVEMKAENILIVIVTIFVLGLIASYIAAGRSQKALG; encoded by the coding sequence TTGAGGTTTCCGCTCTACATCGCCAAGCGATACCTTTTCACCAAAAGCAAGAGCAACGCCATCAACATCATCACCGTCATCGCGGCTATTGGTGTTTTTGCTGGCGCTTTTTCGCTTTTTATTGTTTTGAGCGGATTTTCCGGACTGCGTGACTTCAGCCTGTCTTTTTCCAATGAATTTGATCCTGACCTGAAGGCTTTTCCTGATAGCGGGAAGGTGTTGAAAATTTCCGAAAAACAGCAAAAAAAGCTTTCTGAGATTCAGGATATTGAAGCCTACACGAAAGTGATCGAGGAACGGGTGTTCCTGGATTTCCGAAATAAAAACCACACCGCTTTTATCAAAGGGGTGGATACGAATTACCGCCATGTGAACCAGATCGACAGTGCGATCGTTTACGGAAACTGGCTTACGAATTCGGAACCGCAGGTAGTTCTGGGCAACGGGATCTCCAGGCAGCTTGATGTAAGTATTTACAATTACCAGAATTTACTGAAGATCATGGTGCCAAAACCCGGAAAAGGCCAGATCACCATGACCAATATCCAGAACGCTTTCAGCACGAAACATGTGATCGTGTGCGGGTTGTATAGTGTCAACGAGGAACTGGACGACAAGTATATTTTCTCGAAAATGGAACTGGCGCGAGACCTTCTGAATATGGAAGATGACGAATATTCGGCTATAGAATTCAAGCTGAAGGAAGGTGCTGATACCGATCAGGTTTCCGAAGAAATCAGTAATATTTTCGATGGAAAAGTAATGATCAAAACCCGAACGGAACTGAATGACGCGCTCAATAAAATGCTGAATTCAGAAAACCTGTTTGTTTACCTTATTTTCACGCTTGTACTTACTATTGCATTGTTTAATGTGGTAGGATCGATCATCGTGATGATCCTGGATAAGCGGGAAAACATCAAAACACTCCATAGCCTGGGCGCAACGCCAAGCCAGATCAAAAATATCTTCTTTATGCAAGGAATGCTAATGACCTGCTTAGGCGGCTTGATTGGCCTTGTGGTAGCGATCATCCTTATCATTCTGCAAATGAACTTTGACCTGGTGATGATCACTCCAAGCCTGCCATATCCTGTAGAAATGAAAGCGGAAAATATCCTGATTGTGATCGTAACGATCTTCGTTCTTGGGCTCATTGCTTCCTACATCGCTGCGGGAAGAAGTCAAAAAGCGCTCGGTTAA
- the rbfA gene encoding 30S ribosome-binding factor RbfA: protein METNRQKKIGGLLQKDLADILQNLLRDSGKNGILISVSKVRVTTDLSIAKAYLSIFPSKHAEETLEQIQENKSAIKHEMAQRTKHQLRKMPDLNFYIDDSLEYIDGIERSLKGEENPIENPDLLQKRKKS, encoded by the coding sequence ATGGAAACAAACAGACAAAAGAAGATTGGCGGATTGCTGCAAAAAGATCTTGCAGATATCCTGCAGAATTTGCTGAGAGATAGTGGGAAGAACGGGATTCTGATTTCAGTTTCCAAAGTTCGTGTTACCACAGATCTTTCCATCGCAAAAGCTTATTTGAGCATTTTCCCATCGAAACATGCCGAGGAAACGCTGGAACAGATCCAGGAAAACAAATCGGCTATCAAGCACGAAATGGCCCAGCGCACCAAGCACCAGCTTCGTAAAATGCCCGATCTGAACTTTTATATCGATGATTCCCTGGAATATATTGATGGAATTGAGCGTTCTTTAAAAGGAGAAGAAAACCCGATCGAAAACCCGGATTTACTTCAGAAGCGCAAAAAGTCATAA
- the mce gene encoding methylmalonyl-CoA epimerase — MKKIEHIGIAVKDLEAANETYRKVMGAEHYKTEAVESEGVITSFFKVGESKIELLAGTTEDSPISKFISKRGEGIHHIAFGVDDIQAEIERLQNEGFRLLNEIPKPGADNKLVAFMHPKDANGVLVELCQDKE, encoded by the coding sequence ATGAAAAAAATAGAACATATAGGTATTGCAGTGAAAGACCTGGAAGCAGCCAATGAGACATACCGGAAAGTAATGGGAGCCGAACATTATAAAACGGAAGCGGTGGAAAGTGAAGGTGTGATCACTTCTTTTTTTAAGGTTGGCGAGAGTAAAATTGAATTACTGGCTGGCACTACTGAAGACAGCCCGATTTCCAAATTCATTTCCAAACGAGGGGAAGGCATTCATCACATTGCGTTCGGAGTAGATGATATACAGGCTGAAATTGAAAGATTACAGAATGAAGGTTTCCGATTGCTGAATGAAATTCCCAAGCCGGGTGCCGATAATAAGCTGGTGGCTTTCATGCATCCGAAAGATGCAAACGGCGTGTTGGTAGAATTATGCCAGGATAAAGAATAG
- a CDS encoding alpha/beta hydrolase has product MGFSAGGHLAATLSTKFDLQIYETDQISARPNFSALIYPVISLDEDITHMGFRNNLLGENASDEQVNAFSNELNVSSNTPPVFLVHANDDHAVPVQNSIRYFRLLKMSEWPFTSQQVYYHKRHLINRVNSVLVYYALIILYLILA; this is encoded by the coding sequence ATGGGATTTTCGGCAGGAGGTCATCTTGCTGCCACACTTTCAACAAAATTCGATCTTCAAATTTATGAAACTGATCAAATAAGCGCTCGACCCAATTTTTCCGCTCTTATTTATCCCGTGATTTCCTTGGATGAGGATATCACACATATGGGATTCAGAAATAATCTCCTTGGAGAAAACGCATCTGATGAGCAGGTTAATGCATTCTCAAATGAGCTGAATGTTTCATCCAACACACCTCCAGTTTTTCTCGTACACGCTAACGATGATCATGCGGTGCCTGTTCAAAACAGTATTCGCTATTTCAGGTTATTAAAAATGAGTGAATGGCCATTTACTTCTCAGCAAGTATATTACCATAAAAGACACTTAATCAATAGAGTAAATTCAGTTCTTGTATATTATGCTTTAATTATTTTATATTTAATACTTGCTTGA
- a CDS encoding glycoside hydrolase family 88 protein, with product MNAKSFLVFTFLLSFYSIIAQESFDRTQVLKQMQLANNYFMQKWPDVGKTIITNKERPSHIWTRAVYYEGLMALHEIYPKEVYYQYALDWANFHDWGFRSGNETRNADDYCAAQTYIDLYNLEPDSEKLKNTRACMQKFLHTSQNGDWNWIDAIQMGMPIFSKMGVLEKDSRYFQKMYEMYMYTRNKEGENGLFNEEDGLWWRDADFDPPYTEPNGEDSYWSRGNGWVAGALARVLSIIPEDAPHRDQYIHDLRTMAEALTEVQREDGFWNVSLHDENHFGGPELSGTALFVYAMAYGVNNDLLDKGKYLPVIEKGWKAMTEKGLHDNGFLGYLQSTGKEPKDGQPLSYDKAPDFEDYGIGCFLLAGSEVYKLENGFD from the coding sequence ATGAATGCAAAATCATTTTTAGTTTTTACCTTTTTATTGAGTTTTTACAGCATTATTGCACAGGAAAGTTTTGACCGTACACAAGTTTTAAAACAAATGCAACTGGCCAATAATTATTTTATGCAAAAATGGCCTGATGTAGGCAAAACAATCATTACCAATAAAGAGCGTCCCAGCCACATCTGGACCCGTGCCGTTTACTACGAAGGCTTAATGGCGCTTCATGAAATTTATCCCAAAGAGGTGTATTACCAGTATGCATTAGATTGGGCAAATTTTCATGACTGGGGCTTCCGTAGTGGTAACGAAACCAGAAATGCCGATGACTACTGTGCGGCGCAAACCTATATTGATCTTTATAATCTGGAACCTGATTCAGAAAAGCTGAAAAATACCAGGGCTTGTATGCAGAAATTCCTACATACCTCACAAAATGGCGACTGGAACTGGATAGACGCCATCCAAATGGGAATGCCAATTTTTTCTAAAATGGGAGTTCTGGAAAAGGATTCTCGTTACTTCCAGAAGATGTATGAAATGTATATGTACACCCGTAATAAGGAAGGCGAAAACGGATTGTTCAATGAAGAAGACGGATTATGGTGGCGTGATGCCGATTTTGACCCACCCTATACCGAGCCTAATGGTGAAGATAGTTATTGGAGCCGTGGAAATGGCTGGGTAGCCGGTGCTCTGGCCAGGGTACTTTCAATCATCCCTGAAGATGCACCTCACAGAGACCAGTATATCCATGATCTGAGAACAATGGCTGAGGCCCTTACTGAAGTTCAGCGTGAAGATGGATTTTGGAACGTTAGTTTGCACGATGAAAATCATTTTGGCGGACCGGAGTTATCAGGAACCGCATTGTTTGTTTATGCTATGGCTTATGGTGTAAATAATGATCTCCTGGACAAAGGAAAATATCTACCCGTGATTGAAAAAGGCTGGAAGGCAATGACAGAAAAGGGTCTTCATGACAACGGTTTTTTGGGCTATCTCCAATCAACTGGAAAAGAACCAAAAGATGGACAGCCACTATCTTACGATAAAGCTCCTGATTTTGAAGATTATGGTATAGGATGTTTCCTGCTCGCAGGAAGCGAAGTTTATAAATTGGAAAACGGCTTTGACTAA
- a CDS encoding glycosyl hydrolase has translation MNIKNFPKKFIFLLHLSLFCFPNSYAQQHVSDQTSENLNLSKPWTRWWWMGNAVDKENIRTNLIALDSAGIGGVEITPIYGVKGEEANFLDHLSPGWLEIVDYTIELADSLEMGVDMVLGTGWPYGGPQVEREYAATKLVVRKYELEKGRRIKQKIIPDTTKEKQPADLLYVLAYGNEGSYKDLSSILNNDDHLNWKAKKENFVIYAVFAGKTGQKVKRAAPGGQGFTLDHYSSEALRDYIEPYDEAFKHLDNKPRAVFNDSYEVYGTDFTPQFFEEFNNRRGYDLKPFLPLLISEEKNNEKASRVRSDYRQTISELLLYNFEEDWTEWAHSKKLKTRLQAHGSPGNLIDLYAGADIPECETFGSMPFDIPGLRREANNIREGDADPVMLKFSSSAAHISGKPLTSSESFTWLRDHFKTALSQTKPETEELLLNGINHIFFHGTTYSPERAKWPGWKFYASVNFSPVNTIWEDAPAMLSFLTNCQTLLQSGKPDNELLLYWPIFDVWDDYLDGSLFFQFKIHSLNEWLYGRDFYTTATDLMKKGYSLDFISDDFIKKATVKNGKIQLPGGSYKSIVVPDSDKMPLETIQKLLQLKKEGGSIIFKGIPESIPGLFQFESKNKELKQLISSNQNLTRPDTDIVSTLKKINIYPETLVETGLKFIRRKKDGQTIYFVVNHTLKAFDGYLPLNVNSEVVAIFNPETGEKGLAELQELKNGISVRAKILPGESIFLITDPAEDLVEWPYYETLAIKYEIDNSWNIEFLKGGPELPENSRMDEPESWVELSETAEAFSGTAAYTSKFEKPNSNADAWILELGDVRESAKVWINEKFIGTAWSNPFQLRIDELKPGENSIRVEVTNLAANRIRNLEQRGKEWKIFYEINMVDKDYKKFDATKWSPTPSGLLGPVTLTPLIKQN, from the coding sequence ATGAATATTAAAAACTTTCCGAAAAAGTTTATTTTCCTGTTACATCTCAGCTTGTTTTGTTTTCCAAACTCATATGCGCAGCAACATGTAAGTGATCAAACTTCTGAAAATTTAAATCTTTCTAAGCCTTGGACTCGCTGGTGGTGGATGGGTAATGCCGTAGATAAGGAAAACATAAGAACGAATCTTATTGCTCTTGATAGCGCAGGGATTGGCGGGGTTGAGATCACACCCATCTATGGTGTTAAAGGGGAAGAAGCAAATTTTTTAGACCATTTATCCCCGGGATGGCTGGAAATTGTAGATTATACCATTGAATTGGCAGACAGTCTTGAGATGGGAGTGGACATGGTCCTTGGAACTGGCTGGCCATATGGCGGGCCACAGGTAGAAAGAGAATATGCTGCTACAAAACTTGTGGTGAGAAAATATGAATTGGAAAAAGGCAGGCGTATAAAACAAAAAATTATTCCTGATACTACTAAAGAGAAACAACCTGCAGATCTTTTGTATGTACTGGCCTACGGCAATGAAGGCTCATATAAAGACCTCTCTTCAATATTAAATAATGATGATCATCTTAACTGGAAAGCAAAAAAAGAGAATTTCGTTATATACGCCGTGTTTGCAGGTAAAACCGGACAAAAAGTAAAAAGAGCGGCTCCTGGTGGTCAGGGTTTTACATTAGATCACTATTCCAGCGAGGCTTTGCGGGATTACATTGAGCCTTATGATGAGGCTTTTAAGCATTTGGATAATAAGCCAAGGGCAGTATTTAATGACAGTTACGAAGTATATGGTACAGATTTCACTCCTCAATTCTTTGAGGAATTTAATAATAGGCGGGGATATGATCTTAAGCCATTCTTGCCTTTGCTCATTAGTGAAGAAAAAAATAATGAAAAAGCAAGCCGGGTAAGGAGTGATTATCGCCAGACCATATCAGAATTGTTGCTTTACAATTTTGAAGAAGATTGGACAGAATGGGCACACAGCAAAAAGTTAAAAACCCGACTGCAGGCTCACGGTTCACCCGGTAACCTCATTGACCTTTATGCCGGAGCAGATATTCCCGAGTGTGAAACGTTTGGATCCATGCCTTTTGATATTCCAGGACTTCGGAGAGAAGCGAACAATATCCGGGAGGGGGATGCAGACCCGGTAATGTTAAAATTCTCATCCTCTGCAGCACATATATCAGGCAAACCATTAACATCCTCCGAGAGTTTCACCTGGTTACGTGACCATTTTAAAACCGCCCTATCGCAAACTAAACCTGAAACGGAAGAATTACTATTAAACGGGATAAACCATATCTTCTTTCACGGTACTACTTATTCTCCCGAAAGGGCCAAATGGCCGGGATGGAAGTTTTATGCCTCTGTTAATTTTTCCCCGGTAAATACAATATGGGAAGATGCACCGGCAATGCTTTCTTTTCTAACTAATTGCCAGACCCTGCTTCAATCTGGAAAACCAGATAACGAGTTACTGCTTTACTGGCCGATTTTTGATGTTTGGGATGATTATTTAGATGGTTCGCTCTTTTTCCAATTTAAAATCCATTCCCTAAATGAATGGTTATATGGAAGGGACTTCTATACCACCGCCACAGATTTGATGAAAAAGGGTTATAGCCTGGATTTTATTTCTGATGATTTTATAAAGAAGGCCACCGTGAAAAATGGTAAAATTCAACTTCCGGGAGGTAGTTATAAAAGTATTGTAGTTCCGGACTCAGATAAGATGCCCCTGGAAACTATACAAAAACTGCTTCAGTTAAAAAAAGAAGGAGGAAGTATTATTTTTAAAGGCATTCCGGAGTCTATACCTGGACTTTTTCAATTCGAATCAAAAAACAAAGAACTTAAACAACTCATCAGCTCCAATCAAAACCTGACGAGACCTGATACAGATATTGTTTCAACCCTGAAAAAAATAAATATTTATCCTGAAACCCTTGTAGAGACAGGCTTAAAATTTATTAGAAGGAAAAAGGACGGCCAGACAATCTATTTTGTTGTTAATCATACTTTAAAAGCTTTTGACGGATACCTTCCGCTAAATGTAAATTCAGAAGTGGTTGCAATTTTTAATCCAGAAACCGGCGAAAAAGGCCTGGCTGAATTGCAAGAACTGAAAAACGGAATTAGTGTAAGAGCTAAAATCTTGCCTGGCGAATCTATTTTTCTTATAACAGATCCTGCGGAAGATCTGGTAGAATGGCCATATTATGAAACATTGGCAATAAAATATGAGATTGATAATTCCTGGAATATCGAGTTCTTAAAAGGAGGGCCTGAATTGCCTGAGAATTCTAGGATGGATGAGCCCGAATCCTGGGTTGAACTAAGCGAAACAGCTGAAGCCTTTTCAGGAACAGCAGCCTACACTTCGAAATTTGAAAAACCGAACTCAAATGCAGATGCATGGATTCTTGAGCTTGGAGATGTTCGTGAAAGTGCTAAAGTATGGATTAATGAAAAATTTATAGGAACGGCCTGGTCTAATCCATTTCAGCTTAGAATAGATGAATTAAAACCGGGAGAGAACAGCATTCGTGTTGAGGTCACTAATCTTGCTGCAAACCGCATCAGAAATCTGGAGCAAAGAGGTAAAGAATGGAAGATTTTTTATGAAATAAATATGGTAGATAAGGATTATAAAAAATTTGATGCAACTAAATGGTCTCCTACTCCCTCAGGATTGTTAGGACCAGTAACCTTAACTCCTCTCATTAAACAGAATTAA
- a CDS encoding sulfatase-like hydrolase/transferase: MKVSLTKSGSVINLAILAILFGLLGCKNSLTDAENISSNSRPNIILIIADDAGWNDVGYHGSEIKTPNIDSLAINGIQLNHFYAYPTCSPSRASLLTGIPASRMGIVAPISGKSEISLADTIHTLPKVLKGEGYVTALLGKWHLGLRPESGPGAYGFDYSYGFLHGQIDQYAHTYKNGDSSWHENGSFIDEEGHVTDLLGKAAMKYIQQKSADSIPFFLQLAYSAPHIPLQEPEKWKEMYRDVILDSSRLDYAAAMTHMDHSIGEILKVIGETGIADNTIIIFMSDNGAQESWYPNTQYNGKYGPNATLGSNYPFRGFKMSNYEGGIRVPAIVYWKNKLSPGTNNNYISVIDIMPSILNVAGTNKNVPYVEGRNMWNAIAENKNTNDFIYVRGHLQESIIKNSWKLIRTRYLNDSSELELYNLEKDPEESDEKFVDEPELVSELQKLLQDQFKQDAEEVNVGLEN, encoded by the coding sequence ATGAAGGTGTCTTTAACAAAATCTGGTTCAGTAATAAATCTGGCAATTTTGGCCATCTTGTTTGGATTATTAGGATGTAAAAATTCTTTGACAGATGCTGAAAATATTTCTAGCAATTCCAGGCCTAATATTATTTTGATCATTGCGGATGATGCAGGTTGGAACGATGTGGGTTACCACGGTTCAGAAATTAAAACTCCTAATATTGACAGCCTTGCAATAAACGGGATTCAGTTAAATCATTTTTATGCATATCCAACCTGCTCTCCATCCAGAGCAAGCTTATTAACCGGGATACCGGCAAGCCGAATGGGGATCGTTGCGCCAATTAGCGGTAAAAGCGAAATTTCACTGGCAGATACCATTCACACTTTGCCAAAGGTTTTAAAAGGTGAGGGATATGTCACAGCCCTGTTAGGAAAATGGCATTTAGGTCTTAGGCCGGAAAGTGGCCCTGGAGCTTATGGTTTCGATTACTCTTATGGATTTTTACATGGGCAGATAGATCAATATGCCCATACATATAAAAATGGGGATTCCAGCTGGCACGAAAATGGGAGTTTTATAGATGAAGAGGGTCATGTGACCGATCTTTTAGGTAAGGCCGCAATGAAGTATATACAACAAAAAAGTGCAGACAGCATACCTTTCTTCTTACAATTGGCTTATAGTGCGCCACATATTCCTTTGCAGGAGCCAGAGAAGTGGAAAGAAATGTATCGCGACGTGATTTTAGACAGTTCACGATTAGACTATGCTGCCGCGATGACTCATATGGACCATTCCATAGGAGAAATTCTTAAAGTGATCGGCGAAACAGGTATAGCAGATAATACGATAATAATTTTCATGAGCGACAATGGTGCCCAGGAGAGCTGGTATCCAAATACACAGTATAACGGTAAATATGGACCTAATGCTACACTGGGAAGTAACTATCCCTTTAGAGGATTTAAAATGTCTAACTATGAAGGGGGAATTAGAGTTCCGGCAATAGTCTACTGGAAAAATAAACTCTCACCCGGAACCAATAATAATTATATATCTGTTATAGACATTATGCCATCTATTTTGAACGTTGCGGGAACAAATAAAAATGTCCCCTATGTAGAAGGCAGGAATATGTGGAATGCTATTGCTGAAAATAAAAATACTAATGATTTTATATATGTAAGAGGACATTTGCAGGAAAGTATCATCAAAAATTCCTGGAAACTTATTAGAACTAGGTATTTAAATGATTCTTCGGAATTGGAACTTTATAATCTCGAAAAAGATCCAGAAGAAAGTGATGAAAAATTTGTAGATGAACCAGAATTAGTTAGTGAGCTTCAAAAATTGCTTCAGGACCAGTTTAAACAAGATGCGGAAGAAGTGAACGTAGGCTTGGAAAACTGA